A window of Diabrotica virgifera virgifera chromosome 9, PGI_DIABVI_V3a contains these coding sequences:
- the LOC126890943 gene encoding uncharacterized protein LOC126890943 yields MPKRHYIRRQVHQQEPHIFDLYQKPRFDDTIRKEEFRTYTPYIKSFNNSDVVEFIINQSDAFFAIHDTLLEIKGSIKKAGNGTVSLAPNAGSFLFDTCTYIQSSHDMEIVRDPGVVSTIRSLLCYTPEDSKFLSTAGWNYPNYPHLTGDAFSLLIPIKHIFNIFNDYTKLTYGRQVFRFVRARNDKDCIVVQEPTGSTTVTTVSLTISSMELKVKHVFPNDDVKIELMTPIKNNTPITIPFRKWELNELPSLTAGSRREIWSVKTTSAVERPRYVIVAFQTSKRDDIHADPTLFDHIRMSSVRVVINGDYWPNERMQLDFTKNDYAIAHYNYTEFFPSYARSLTKHPILDYSAFKRYALFVFDCSKQDDTSFRSGTVDVKLEIEADEGFPAGTRAYCLIVHDSLLEYFPLTEVVKNII; encoded by the coding sequence ATGCCAAAACGCCACTATATTCGACGCCAGGTTCATCAGCAGGAACCACATATTTTCGATCTTTACCAAAAACCTCGGTTCGACGATACTATTAGAAAAGAAGAATTTCGTACATATACACCTTACATCAAGTCATTTAATAATAGTGATGTTGTCGAGTTTATCATAAATCAATCAGATGCATTTTTTGCGATACACGACACACTTTTAGAAATTAAAGGAAGTATCAAGAAAGCTGGTAATGGAACTGTTTCTCTTGCGCCGAATGCTGGATCCTTCTTGTTTGATACCTGTACATACATCCAAAGTTCACATGACATGGAAATAGTTCGAGATCCAGGTGTAGTCAGCACTATTCGCAGTTTGTTGTGTTATACACCTGAAGATTCCAAATTTCTCAGTACTGCAGGATGGAACTATCCGAATTATCCACATTTAACAGGGGACGCCTTTAGTTTACTGATTCCAATCAAAcatattttcaacattttcaaCGATTACACTAAATTAACCTATGGTCGTCAAGTGTTTCGCTTTGTTCGAGCGCGTAATGATAAAGATTGCATTGTTGTCCAAGAACCTACTGGTTCCACGACGGTAACAACAGTATCATTAACCATCTCCAGCATGGAACTCAAGGTCAAACATGTCTTTCCCAATGATGATGTGAAAATCGAATTAATGACTCCGATTAAGAATAATACACCGATAACCATACCTTTCCGTAAATGGGAGCTCAATGAACTACCTTCACTTACGGCAGGATCTCGACGAGAGATATGGAGTGTAAAGACAACTTCAGCTGTTGAACGTCCACGCTACGTTATTGTAGCTTTTCAAACTTCTAAACGAGATGATATTCACGCTGATCCGACGCTATTCGATCACATTAGAATGTCCAGCGTACGAGTGGTTATTAATGGTGACTATTGGCCTAACGAGAGAATGCAATTGGATTTCACAAAAAATGATTACGCTATAGCTCACTACAATTATACTGAATTCTTTCCCAGTTATGCTCGTTCGCTAACAAAACATCCCATCTTAGATTACTCTGCATTTAAAAGATAtgctttgtttgtttttgactGTTCCAAGCAGGATGATACATCGTTTAGATCCGGAACTGTCGATGTTAAGTTGGAAATCGAAGCAGATGAAGGTTTTCCAGCAGGTACTCGAGCTTACTGTTTAATTGTTCACGACAGCCTACTCGAATACTTTCCACTAACTGAAGTtgtcaaaaatataatttaa